In Paroedura picta isolate Pp20150507F chromosome 12, Ppicta_v3.0, whole genome shotgun sequence, one DNA window encodes the following:
- the LOC143821548 gene encoding low molecular weight neuronal intermediate filament-like — MSYSSDLRLSAASFGKKAMASGGRSLLYGASRAGGPSLLGGPAPSARGCGGARPSSYSSSFRRLPAPSSSLDHLEVLLSATGAPSSALSNELKIVRTNEKEQLQGLNDRFVTYIEKVRQLEQHNRLLEGEVAALRQRQAEPSRLQQLYEQEIRELRAKVEALRHDGDQAALESQQLARALQRLRDEAAHEAQRREEAEAALRDARKEADRAALARLDLEKKVEALLDEIAFLRHVHDEEVAELQAELQEAQVSVEIDVSKPDLTAALKEIRTQYEVLSARNQQSAEEWYKSKFANFTQEAARSSDSIRQAKEEISEYRRQLQARNIEMEALRSANESLERQLQEAEERNSEEIRNMQETINQLENALRTTKGEMARHLREYQDLLNVKMALDIEIAAYRKLLEGEETRLSTITSSSTFGLSYPFSSSPLSSFKGFSSSLATVRKEEKRDASEEAKASRGPKAAEEEEEEEEEESGDEKVGKAMPTN; from the exons ATGAGCTACAGCAGCGACCTGCGCCTGTCGGCCGCCTCCTTCGGCAAGAAGGCCATGGCCTCGGGCGGCCGGAGCCTCCTGTACGGGGCGTCGCGGGCGGGGGGGCCGTCGCTGCTGGGGGGTCCCGCTCCCTCTGCCCGCGGCTGCGGCGGCGCCCGCCCGTCGTCCTACTCGTCGTCGTTCCGCCGGCTGCCGGCCCCGAGCAGCTCGCTGGACCACCTGGAGGTGCTGCTGTCGGCGACGGGGGCGCCGTCGAGCGCGCTGAGCAACGAGCTGAAGATCGTGCGCACCAACGAGAAGGAGCAGCTGCAGGGCCTCAACGACCGCTTCGTCACCTACATCGAGAAGGTGCGCCAGCTGGAGCAGCACAACCGGCTGCTGGAGGGCGAGGTGGCAGCGCTGCGCCAGCGCCAGGCCGAGCCGTCGCGCCTCCAGCAGCTCTACGAGCAGGAGATCCGCGAGCTGCGCGCCAAGGTGGAGGCGCTGCGCCACGACGGTGACCAGGCGGCCCTCGAGAGCCAGCAGCTGGCCCGCGCCCTCCAGCGCCTGCGCGACGAGGCGGCCCACGAGGCCCAGCGCCGCGAAGAGGCCGAGGCGGCGCTGCGCGACGCCCGCAAGGAAGCTGACCGCGCCGCTCTCGCCCGCCTCGACCTCGAGAAGAAGGTCGAGGCGCTCCTCGACGAGATCGCCTTCCTCCGCCACGTCCACGACGAGGAGGTGGCCGAGCTGCAGGCCGAGCTCCAGGAGGCGCAG GTCTCTGTGGAGATCGACGTGAGCAAGCCGGACCTCACAGCGGCCTTGAAGGAGATCCGCACTCAGTATGAAGTCCTGTCCGCCCGAAACCAGCAGTCCGCCGAGGAGTGGTACAAATCCAAGTTTGCCAATTTCACCCAGGAAGCCGCCCGCAGCAGCGACAGCATCCGCCAGGCCAAGGAGGAGATCTCGGAGTACCGCCGGCAGCTGCAGGCCCGCAACATCGAGATGGAGGCCCTGCGCAGTGCCAACGAGTCCCTGGAGAGGCAGCTGCAGGAGGCCGAGGAGAGGAACAGTGAGGAGATCCGGAACATGCAG GAGACCATAAACCAGCTTGAAAATGCCCTGAGGACAACCAAGGGAGAGATGGCACGCCACCTCCGGGAGTACCAGGATCTGCTGAACGTGAAGATGGCCCTGGATATTGAGATAGCCGCATATAG AAAACTGCTGGAAGGAGAAGAGACCCGGCTCAGCACCATCACCAGCAGCAGCACGTTTGGCCTCAGCTATCCTTTCTCCTCAAGTCCCTTGTCCAGCTTCAAGGGCTTCTCCAGCAGCTTGGCCACTgtcaggaaggaagagaagagagatGCCTCCGAGGAAGCCAAGGCCTCAAGGGGACCGAaggctgcagaggaggaggaggaggaggaagaggaagaatctgGAGATGAGAAAGTGGGCAAAGCGATGCCCACAAACTAG